The DNA region ATCCTGTCCCGATACCCTCAAATGAGGGAAGAACAGCGGTATTTTCACCTGGGACTGGACATTATCGTCCCCCTGGGAACCCCGGTTTGCGCCCCATTGGACAGTGTGGTTCAGGAAAGCGGATATGAAGAAGGCCCGGGCAACTACGGCGGCAATGTGCTGCTGCGGCATGAGAGCCCGGAGTTTGACACGTTTTACAGCCTGTACGGCCACCTGAACAAAGAAAAACTGCCCGCACCCGGAGACCGGTTTGCCCCGGGAGAGGTGTTTGCCTATATCGGTGATTTCCACGAAAACGGCAACTGGTTTTACCACACCCACCTCCAGGTCATCACGCAAAAAGGCTATGACACCGGCTGGGTATCCAAAGGGTATTGCTCAAAGGAGGATCTGGCAATCATGGACAGCATCTGCCCGTCTCCTTTATCGCTTTTTCGAATTTAACTCACAACCCTACAGCAAAAGCCCCTGGCGGGGTCCTAATGAATAAGGACCCCGCCAGGGGCTTCTTTTATTGGCCGCGTTGTTATTTGCAGTCCCGCTGGCGGATCATGTAATCATTGAGTGCTTCCTGGACAGTCCTTGCGGCAAGGCCGGCACAATGCTGGTCTTTTTCCGGTAATCGGCCGATCGTTTCCAGAACCTTTTCATCTGTAATGTCGGTGAGTTCATCCGGATCTTTTCCCAGCGTCAGTTCAGCAGCAAAGGAACCGCTAATGGCACTGGAGGCGCATCCGTTTGTGACATAGGAGGCGTGAGATACCCGGTTGTCTTCAAACTTTAAAAAGATTTCCATGGTATCGCCGCATTCCCCGGTCACACGGCCATGGCCGTCCGGATTTTCCATCCGGCCGCCGAACTTGGGATTGCGCCACCGGTGGAATCCTTTTTCACCTAAGGCCTGCCTGGCTTCTTCAAAAATTTCGTTCTGGAGATTGTCCAGAAATGCATCCAGTTTATTCATGGTCAGAACGCCTTTCCACAGCAGGTTCCGGGACCTGCACAACCCGATGCCTGTCCGGGTGCTGCACCGCAGCAGGCCGTATCCCCGGGTCCGGGTGTTCGAAATTTTGCCGGGCCGGACATGGCGGAATGGGCTGACATCTGTTTGCTCAGGTTGGAGCTTCCGCAGGCCGTGCATTTCGGTTCGTCCCCCGTGCCGATCATGAGCAGTTCACAGGTCTTGCCGCAGTCATTGCATAGAAAATCAAACAAAGGCATGAGATCACTCCTTTAACCGTCAGGCAAAAATATTATCCGGTTTATAGGGGTGGGCCCCTTCAATCACCTCCACACCGGCTTTGGCTTTTATTTTTTTGACAATCACCTCTTTGTGGGGACAATGATCCATGATGCACGGGCCGATATGGATTTTGGTGACTTTTTCTCCCATGGGGGCATTCCAGAGGTTCACCTGGGCCAGGCGCGTGACAATGGTCGCGCCCGGACAGTCCCCGCAGTTCAGCAACCCGGTGATTTCAGCATCCGTGTCTTTGTATACACTGAATTCACCCTCTTTTCTGTTGAATCCCACCAGACATCTGCTGCATCCGATGCAGACATCATCCATGGCTTTTTTACACCCGACGATCAGTATCTTTTCCATATGGTCTCCTTTCATCCGGTTCCGTTTCTCTTGTTCATTGTTCGTTCAACAGCCATTGATTGCTGCCGACGGTTTATTTGTATTGCTGGATTGCAAACCATATGCCAGCTTAACTTGTAAATAAAAATACTTTTGAATCCATATAATTTGAGGCAGTTAAAGAAAATGCGGTTGACGGGATGGTTGTTTTGCGGGACCCGGAATCGCAGCAATGCGACCCTGTTGCTCGCCCGAGGGCTTTTGTGGGGATCCATTTGTTTTGTATCTGGCTGGTGGAAGGAAACTCAGGTAAAAACAGATCATTTTTTTGTTTGCAAATTCAATACAGACACCTTATTAAGGCACATTGGTAAAATCAATTTATTCGATGAAGGCCGGCTGGCTGATGGAGAAAAAAAATGAAAGTAACCGTATGTGAACTGCCGGACAACTGGACACAGGATGACACCTTCTGGAATGCGTTGATCCATCATCTGGCATCGGCAAAATCCGACTTGCTGGTGCTGCCGGAAATGCCGTTTTATTCCTGGATCACCCGGTCCGAAAACGTCGACTTTGCGGTGTGGGATAAATCAGTGTCTGCCCACGACGTCTGGATCGAACGTCTGGAAGAACTGCCGGTCCCCATGGTGGCCCTGTCCCGGCCGGTGAAACTGGATGAGTGCCGGTTGAACCAGGGCATTATCTGGACCCGGAAAGACGGGGTGCTGCCCTGCCATGAGAAATATTATCTGCCTGACGAGCCCGGTTATTTTGAAGCCGCCTGGTACCATCGGGGAAACGGCCGATTCCAGGCGGCCCGGGTGGACGGGATGACCATCGGGTTCATGATCTGTACGGACCTGTGGTTCACGGACCGGGCCAGAGAATACAAAACCCAGCAGGTGGATATCCTGATCTGTCCCCGGGCCACACCGGCGTCCACACACGATATCTGGGTGCCGGGAGGCCGGGCCGCCGCCATCGTGGCCGGGGCGTTCTGCCTGTCCTCCAACTTCAACGGCCCCAATGTGCCGGGAGAGGATTTCGGCGGGACCGGCTGGATCATCGAACCGGAAAGAGGAGCCGTGCAGGGCCTGACCGACCCGCAGCAGTGGATACTCACCCTGGATATCGATCTATCCCAAGCCAGGGCCGCCAAACAGACCTATCCCCGGTATGTCAAAGAATAAAAAAGATCGCCCAATAAAATATTTTCAGCTGACGTATGCCGGACGTAATGATAAAAAGGAGATATGCGCCGAATCCTTGTCATTTTATTTTTGTCGTTAATTACCGGTTTCATGGGGGTATCCGCCTTTAGGGCTGTTGAATCCTATGCAACGGCCCGGGTGGATGCCCTGCTGAAACAGCAGGTGAACCAGGTGGCCCGGGTTGCGGACATTTCATGGGAAACCGTCCGGATCATGCCCCTGCACCTGGGGGTCGTCCTGGGCCGAACCCGGATCCAAACCCCTCTGGGGCACCGTGTTGGCATCCGCCGAATTTTTCTGTCCGCTAGCATCAACCGAAGGCTGAATCTGGAGTATATCCGTATCCGCATGCAGGCGATCCGGTTTTTCGAAATCCCGGGATACGAACCGGACCCGAATGCTTCATTCCCGGATCTTTACGATATGAACGCCCGGATGACTGCCGAAATTGCCTATGACCCGACCCGGCACCAACTGGTTGTCAGGCATCTGGATTTAAACGAAAAGAACTACGGCCACTTGCGTCTTTGCCTGGAAATTGACCGGTTCAATCCCAAAGAGGTCACGGACCTGCGGTTTGAACCGCTGATTATCCGGCAGATGAATCTGGAATATCAGGATGAAACACTGCTGAAACGGCTGATAGCCGGTGATTCAAAACATCTCCTGGATTTCAGACAATTCATGACCCAGGCCGCCCAACTGGAAATAAACGCGGCTGAAGAACAAGGGGATTTAAAACGGGCAGCGGCCCTGTCCGGTTTGCAGGATTTTTTTAAAGCCCCGGGCCGGCTGAACATCATCCTGCGGCTGGACCGGCCCGTGACGATCTCCCGCATTCTGAACGCCCGGCGGATATCCAGGCTTCTGGACCTGGTGACCTGTCATTTTACCAATGCTTAACCGTTTTTTCATTCCCTGGTTTATCGGCGCAAGCCTGTTTATCGCAGCCGGAAAACTTTGTTTTGCCGCGCCGCCGGACGTGGGCGCAGCTCTGGACAAATTCACGGATTACCGGCCGCCGCTTACCACAACGGTCTATGACAAAGACGGCCGGGTCCTGGCCTACTTTTTCAGACAGAACCGGTTTCCAATAGTCATGGACCAGTTGCCCTCCTATTTGAAACAGGCATTTATCGCTACAGAAGACAGTGCGTTTTACATCCATGACGGGGTGGATCCCAAGGCAGTTTTCCGGTCTTTTTCAAACAATGTCAGAACAGGAACGCGGCAACAGGGCGGCTCCACCATCACCCAGCAGCTGGTAAAAACGATGGTTCTTTCCAGTGACAAAACCTATTTCCGCAAAATCGAGGAAGCGGTCCTGGCCTGTCAACTGGAAAAACGGCTTTCCAAGGAACAGATTCTTTCCATCTATCTCAATGAAATTTACATGGGTGCGGGTGCCTACGGGGTGGAAGCCGCAGCCCGGACCTATTTTAACAAGCCGGCCCATGCCCTTTCCCTGGCAGAAGCCGCCCTGCTGGCCGGTCTGCCCAAAGCCCCGTCCCGGCTCAACCCGCATCAGGCCCCGGACAAGGCCAAAGAGCGGCAGCGCTATGTTTTGGACCGCATGCTGGCCGATCATTTCATCACGACCCAACAGCACCGGCAGGCCTGGGAAGAACACCTGATTTACATGCGCATGCCCGATCCCACCTGGAAGACAGGATCCTATTACCTGGCAGAGGTGCAGCGGTGGCTGGAGACGCATCTCAGCAGAGAACACCTGAACCCGCAAGGCATTTTCCTGTCCCAATATGGAAAGGATGCCCTGTATGAAGGCGGGCTCCACATTTATACGGCCTTTGATCCTGTCTTCCACCAGGCGGCCAGAGACGCTCTGGCCCAGGGGTTGACACAACTTGCGCCGGACCGGGACCGCAACCGGCCCCGGCTTCAGGGTGCCCTGTTCTCCATGGACCTCCATTCCGGGGAGGTCAAAGCCCTGATAGGCGGGGATGACTACCATTACACCCAGTTCAACCGCGCCACCCAGGCACGGCGCCAGTCCGGCTCTCTTTTTAAACCCATCGTGTTTTCAACGGCCCTGGCCTATGGCTATACAGCCGCATCTCCGGTCATGGATGCCCCTTTTTCCATATATCTTTCAGCCACGGATGAAATATGGGCGCCGCAAAATGTTTCCGGAGAATTTACCGGCCCCACGCTCCTGTGCACGGCCCTGGCCCGGTCCATTAACGTGGTGGCGGCACGGGTGGCCCTCCAGGTGGGTATCCCAAAGGTCATTGCCCAGGCACGGCAGATGGGCATAACGTCGTATCTCCCCCAGGTGCCTTCCATCAGCCTGGGGGCCGGGGAAACCACCCTGATGGAAATGGTCCGGGCCTATTCCGCCTTTCCCAGGGGCGGCGCCATCATCCAACCCCGGATGGTGCTCTCCATTTATGACCGGGACGGGCAACGGATTCTCCACAATCGGGTTCAGACAAAACAGGCCATGTCCCCTCAGACCGCCTATATCATGACCGATATGCTCAAACAATGCGTGGAAAGGGGAACGGGCCGGCGCGCACGGATAAAGGGACTGCCTGTGGCCGGGAAAACCGGCACCAGCAACGGCATACGGGACGCATGGTTCGTGGGGTTTACCCCCGACCTGCTGACAGGGGTTTTCATGGGGTTTGACGATGGCAGCCCCATGGGGGAACAAGGCTTCGGCGGCAGGGCTGCCGCACCTGTCTGGGCAGCCTATCACGGGGCAGTGGCGGATCGTTACAAATCAAAAGAGTTTGAAATTCCAGAAAACATTGTGTTTGGAACCGTTTTCCATGACGGAACCTTTATGGGACCGGGCTGGCGGGAAAACGGGATCACGCTGGCGTTTGAAAAAGGGACGGAGCCGAAATACGTCCCACCCTCCCATGCATGGCCGCCGGGGTTATACCCGGATCTGTCGGATTAGGTCCGGGCATAAGCGGCTATCATCAAATCCATATTCCCGACAATCGTGTCAATAGTTCTGGTCGGCGTATTCCACCCACCCGCCGGCTTTGACCAGGGCTTTTTCAAATCCGGACAGGGTAAAGGGGATGGTCCAGGTATCCGGACCTGCGGTTGCAGTGATTTCTCCGGCATCCACATCCACGGATATATGAACAGGGGATGGGCCGGCTGCGTTACACAGGCGGTCGATCTGTTTTGTGTCCAGGGTGATGGCCAGCATGCCGCAGTTGAACATGTTCTGATAAAAAATTCGGGCAAAACTTTCGGCAATGACCACGCGGATACCGTTGGCTTCCAGGGCCCAGGGCGCGTGTTCCCGGGAAGA from Desulfotignum phosphitoxidans DSM 13687 includes:
- a CDS encoding peptidoglycan DD-metalloendopeptidase family protein, yielding MKYPYIAYCKDIDIKPVFKGLTRDPLIVDLSVGSEVFNAVDITNQPAFQRWLDQTMQNQHTWGLASYLEDRETILSRYPQMREEQRYFHLGLDIIVPLGTPVCAPLDSVVQESGYEEGPGNYGGNVLLRHESPEFDTFYSLYGHLNKEKLPAPGDRFAPGEVFAYIGDFHENGNWFYHTHLQVITQKGYDTGWVSKGYCSKEDLAIMDSICPSPLSLFRI
- a CDS encoding FmdB family zinc ribbon protein, whose translation is MPLFDFLCNDCGKTCELLMIGTGDEPKCTACGSSNLSKQMSAHSAMSGPAKFRTPGPGDTACCGAAPGQASGCAGPGTCCGKAF
- a CDS encoding penicillin-binding protein 1A, with amino-acid sequence MLNRFFIPWFIGASLFIAAGKLCFAAPPDVGAALDKFTDYRPPLTTTVYDKDGRVLAYFFRQNRFPIVMDQLPSYLKQAFIATEDSAFYIHDGVDPKAVFRSFSNNVRTGTRQQGGSTITQQLVKTMVLSSDKTYFRKIEEAVLACQLEKRLSKEQILSIYLNEIYMGAGAYGVEAAARTYFNKPAHALSLAEAALLAGLPKAPSRLNPHQAPDKAKERQRYVLDRMLADHFITTQQHRQAWEEHLIYMRMPDPTWKTGSYYLAEVQRWLETHLSREHLNPQGIFLSQYGKDALYEGGLHIYTAFDPVFHQAARDALAQGLTQLAPDRDRNRPRLQGALFSMDLHSGEVKALIGGDDYHYTQFNRATQARRQSGSLFKPIVFSTALAYGYTAASPVMDAPFSIYLSATDEIWAPQNVSGEFTGPTLLCTALARSINVVAARVALQVGIPKVIAQARQMGITSYLPQVPSISLGAGETTLMEMVRAYSAFPRGGAIIQPRMVLSIYDRDGQRILHNRVQTKQAMSPQTAYIMTDMLKQCVERGTGRRARIKGLPVAGKTGTSNGIRDAWFVGFTPDLLTGVFMGFDDGSPMGEQGFGGRAAAPVWAAYHGAVADRYKSKEFEIPENIVFGTVFHDGTFMGPGWRENGITLAFEKGTEPKYVPPSHAWPPGLYPDLSD
- a CDS encoding iron-sulfur cluster assembly scaffold protein NifU codes for the protein MNKLDAFLDNLQNEIFEEARQALGEKGFHRWRNPKFGGRMENPDGHGRVTGECGDTMEIFLKFEDNRVSHASYVTNGCASSAISGSFAAELTLGKDPDELTDITDEKVLETIGRLPEKDQHCAGLAARTVQEALNDYMIRQRDCK
- the leuD gene encoding 3-isopropylmalate dehydratase small subunit, with the protein product MTTFSGTALCLDRADINTDEIIPARYLTEIDKNVLGPHLMEDLDLAGFDPQKDLAGINVLVTRENFGCGSSREHAPWALEANGIRVVIAESFARIFYQNMFNCGMLAITLDTKQIDRLCNAAGPSPVHISVDVDAGEITATAGPDTWTIPFTLSGFEKALVKAGGWVEYADQNY
- a CDS encoding CGGC domain-containing protein; the protein is MEKILIVGCKKAMDDVCIGCSRCLVGFNRKEGEFSVYKDTDAEITGLLNCGDCPGATIVTRLAQVNLWNAPMGEKVTKIHIGPCIMDHCPHKEVIVKKIKAKAGVEVIEGAHPYKPDNIFA
- a CDS encoding carbon-nitrogen hydrolase family protein, with translation MKVTVCELPDNWTQDDTFWNALIHHLASAKSDLLVLPEMPFYSWITRSENVDFAVWDKSVSAHDVWIERLEELPVPMVALSRPVKLDECRLNQGIIWTRKDGVLPCHEKYYLPDEPGYFEAAWYHRGNGRFQAARVDGMTIGFMICTDLWFTDRAREYKTQQVDILICPRATPASTHDIWVPGGRAAAIVAGAFCLSSNFNGPNVPGEDFGGTGWIIEPERGAVQGLTDPQQWILTLDIDLSQARAAKQTYPRYVKE